The Bacillus vallismortis genome window below encodes:
- the yqfD gene encoding sporulation protein YqfD, which translates to MKNKWLSFFSGKVQLELTGRGIERLLNECTRQGIPVFHVKKKKEAVSLYIQLQDVHAFRRVRRKFKCKARFINRKGFPFLLLKSKLNIGFTIGFAMFFILLFLLSNMVWKIDVTGAKPETEHQMMQHLNEIGVKKGRLQFLMMSPEKIQKSLTNGIDNITWVGVDLKGTTIHMKVVEKNEPEKEKYVSPRDIVAKKKATITRMFVQKGQPMAAIHDHVEKGQLLVSGLIGSEEHQQEVASKAEIYGETWYKSEVTVPLETLFNVYTGKVRTKHKLSFGSLAIPIWGITFKKEKLKHPKTEQEKHSLNFLGFKLPVSYIKEQTRESEEALRKYTKEEAVQEGIKMGKQDVENKIGENGEVKSEKVLHHTVENGKVKLIILYQVIEDIVQTTPIVRETEE; encoded by the coding sequence GTGAAAAATAAATGGCTGTCTTTTTTTTCGGGTAAGGTCCAGCTTGAATTGACGGGAAGAGGGATTGAACGGCTCCTGAATGAATGCACTAGACAGGGGATTCCAGTCTTTCATGTCAAAAAAAAGAAAGAAGCCGTATCGTTATATATACAGCTTCAGGATGTACATGCCTTTCGGCGGGTGAGAAGAAAATTTAAATGTAAAGCCCGATTTATTAATCGGAAGGGATTTCCTTTCTTATTGCTGAAATCAAAGCTGAATATAGGGTTTACGATCGGTTTTGCAATGTTTTTCATCCTTTTGTTTTTGCTTTCCAATATGGTGTGGAAAATTGATGTGACAGGCGCTAAGCCTGAAACGGAACATCAAATGATGCAGCATCTGAATGAAATCGGCGTTAAAAAGGGTCGTCTGCAGTTTTTAATGATGTCTCCAGAAAAAATACAAAAATCGTTAACCAACGGAATAGACAATATCACCTGGGTCGGTGTTGATTTAAAGGGGACGACCATTCATATGAAAGTCGTGGAGAAAAATGAGCCTGAAAAAGAAAAGTATGTAAGCCCGCGCGATATTGTCGCCAAAAAGAAAGCAACCATTACAAGAATGTTTGTGCAAAAAGGACAGCCAATGGCCGCAATACACGATCATGTAGAAAAGGGGCAGCTGCTTGTTTCAGGACTGATCGGCAGTGAAGAGCATCAGCAGGAAGTCGCCTCAAAAGCAGAAATTTACGGAGAAACCTGGTACAAATCTGAAGTGACGGTTCCGCTTGAAACATTATTTAACGTTTACACGGGCAAAGTAAGGACAAAGCACAAGCTTTCTTTTGGCTCTTTGGCCATCCCGATCTGGGGCATAACGTTTAAAAAAGAGAAATTGAAGCACCCAAAAACAGAACAAGAAAAGCATTCGCTTAATTTTCTCGGATTTAAGCTCCCTGTATCCTATATCAAAGAGCAAACGAGAGAAAGTGAAGAGGCTTTGCGAAAATATACGAAAGAAGAAGCAGTTCAAGAAGGCATTAAAATGGGTAAACAGGATGTAGAGAATAAAATAGGCGAAAACGGCGAGGTGAAAAGTGAAAAAGTTTTGCACCATACTGTCGAGAATGGTAAAGTAAAGTTGATTATTCTTTACCAAGTTATAGAAGATATCGTTCAAACCACACCTATTGTCAGGGAGACTGAAGAATGA
- the yqfC gene encoding sporulation protein YqfC, with translation MGQRKNRVKAWLTRALEIPPDVMMDLPRITMVGRLHIYIENHRGLLLFSENEVRLMLKQGQCIISGKNFVIKAILPEEILLEGTIDVVRYVES, from the coding sequence ATGGGGCAAAGAAAGAATCGTGTGAAAGCTTGGCTGACAAGAGCATTGGAAATTCCCCCGGACGTTATGATGGATCTGCCGCGGATTACAATGGTTGGCAGACTTCATATCTACATAGAAAACCACAGAGGCCTTTTGCTTTTCAGTGAGAATGAAGTGAGGCTGATGCTAAAGCAGGGCCAGTGCATCATATCAGGAAAAAATTTTGTCATCAAGGCGATTCTTCCGGAAGAAATTCTTTTGGAGGGTACGATTGATGTCGTTCGATATGTTGAGTCATAA
- the floA gene encoding flotillin-like protein FloA: MDPSTLMILAIVVVGIIVLAVFFTFVPVMLWISALAAGVRISIFTLIGMRLRRVIPNRVVNPLIKAHKAGLDVATNQLESHYLAGGNVDRVVNALIAAQRANIELSFERCAAIDLAGRDVLEAVQMSVNPKVIETPFIAGVAMDGIEVKAKARITVRANIDRLVGGAGEETIVARVGEGIVSTIGSSESHKKVLENPDMISQTVLGKGLDSGTAFEILSIDIADVDIGKNIGAILQTDQAEADKNIAQAKAEERRAMAVAQEQEMRARVEEMRAKVVEAEAEVPLAMAEALREGNIGVMDYMNIKNIDADTDMRDSFGKLTKDSSDEDSKS, encoded by the coding sequence ATGGATCCATCAACACTAATGATTTTGGCTATTGTCGTAGTAGGGATCATTGTTTTAGCTGTATTTTTTACATTTGTGCCTGTTATGCTTTGGATTTCAGCATTAGCAGCTGGAGTGAGAATCAGCATTTTCACTCTGATAGGAATGAGGCTTCGCCGCGTTATACCAAACCGAGTGGTGAACCCGCTGATTAAAGCGCATAAGGCTGGGCTTGATGTTGCCACCAATCAGCTTGAAAGCCATTATCTCGCCGGAGGAAATGTTGACAGAGTCGTCAACGCGCTGATCGCTGCTCAGCGAGCCAATATTGAACTATCATTCGAACGCTGTGCCGCTATCGATCTTGCCGGCCGTGACGTATTGGAAGCCGTTCAAATGAGTGTTAATCCTAAGGTGATTGAAACGCCGTTCATTGCCGGTGTGGCTATGGACGGGATTGAAGTAAAAGCGAAAGCGAGAATTACAGTAAGAGCGAATATCGACCGTCTTGTTGGGGGAGCAGGGGAAGAAACCATTGTGGCCCGTGTCGGAGAAGGGATTGTCTCTACAATTGGTTCATCCGAAAGCCACAAAAAAGTGCTTGAGAACCCTGACATGATTTCTCAAACAGTTCTTGGAAAAGGATTGGACTCAGGAACTGCGTTTGAAATTCTCTCGATCGATATTGCTGATGTTGACATTGGCAAAAATATCGGCGCAATTTTACAAACCGATCAGGCCGAGGCTGATAAAAATATCGCACAGGCAAAAGCGGAAGAACGCCGTGCGATGGCTGTCGCTCAAGAACAGGAAATGCGCGCCCGCGTAGAAGAAATGCGAGCGAAAGTGGTAGAAGCCGAAGCGGAAGTGCCGCTTGCGATGGCAGAAGCTTTGCGTGAAGGGAATATTGGCGTCATGGACTACATGAATATCAAAAATATTGATGCTGACACAGACATGCGTGATTCATTCGGCAAGCTGACGAAAGATTCGTCTGATGAAGACAGTAAATCATAA
- a CDS encoding nodulation protein NfeD, with translation MLQTKGFRAALLSIFLLFLLGVQLNAKAEKQTVYVIPVEKNVEQGLASFLSRSLQDAKEAHADHIILDINTPGGLVKSAIDIADSITESEIPITAYVNKRALSAGAYIALQADNIYMAPGGKIGAAAIIDGKGNAADQKAESLWLAELEDAAVKNNRDPKYALAMADPDIDAKEVGAPKGDLLTLNPGKAIDVGYSEGTADNLSALVEKLGFENAHISYAKESFTEKTARWLTNPVIVPILLTIAFLGLTVELFSPGVGIPGTVGFIALLLFFYGHLAAGLAGYETVLLFAGGVILILLEIFLPGGIIGLLGLGAIIASLFLAAGSFTVMAISLLIASAVSITAFILLTRVLGKRMKFFKKFVLNDSTNTESGYVSNQTRTDLIGKVGVTFTQLRPAGTVIIEDERLDVVSEGSFTEKDKKVKVVKVEGSRIVVREI, from the coding sequence TTGCTTCAAACCAAAGGATTCCGTGCTGCTCTTTTGAGCATATTTTTACTTTTTTTATTAGGCGTACAGCTGAACGCCAAAGCAGAAAAACAAACGGTTTATGTGATCCCGGTTGAGAAAAATGTCGAACAGGGACTCGCCTCGTTTTTATCCCGTTCGTTACAAGATGCAAAAGAAGCGCATGCAGATCATATTATTCTTGATATCAATACGCCGGGAGGATTGGTCAAATCGGCTATTGATATAGCGGACTCGATAACCGAAAGCGAGATCCCTATAACTGCATATGTAAACAAACGCGCGTTGTCAGCTGGTGCATATATTGCCCTGCAAGCCGATAATATTTATATGGCGCCCGGCGGAAAAATAGGAGCGGCCGCGATTATTGACGGTAAAGGCAATGCCGCTGACCAAAAAGCTGAATCACTTTGGCTGGCAGAGCTGGAGGATGCCGCAGTGAAAAATAATCGCGATCCTAAATATGCGCTCGCTATGGCTGACCCGGATATAGATGCCAAGGAAGTTGGTGCGCCGAAGGGAGATCTGCTTACACTTAACCCTGGTAAGGCGATTGATGTAGGCTATTCAGAGGGGACTGCTGACAATTTATCCGCACTCGTAGAGAAGCTTGGGTTCGAAAATGCGCATATCAGTTATGCAAAGGAAAGCTTTACGGAAAAGACAGCAAGATGGCTGACGAACCCGGTTATTGTGCCTATTCTGCTGACGATAGCTTTTTTAGGTCTGACGGTGGAGCTTTTTTCCCCGGGTGTCGGCATCCCTGGAACGGTTGGATTCATCGCGTTATTGCTGTTCTTTTACGGGCATCTCGCAGCCGGCCTTGCCGGATACGAGACAGTTCTTCTCTTTGCAGGAGGGGTGATCCTCATCCTGCTTGAGATTTTCCTTCCCGGAGGAATCATTGGATTACTGGGCTTAGGAGCGATTATTGCAAGCCTATTTTTAGCCGCGGGGAGCTTCACTGTCATGGCGATTTCTCTCTTGATCGCCTCAGCTGTCTCTATTACAGCTTTTATTTTACTGACAAGGGTGTTGGGAAAGCGTATGAAATTCTTTAAAAAATTTGTATTAAATGATTCTACAAATACGGAGAGCGGCTACGTATCAAATCAAACGCGCACGGACTTAATAGGTAAAGTGGGTGTAACCTTTACACAGCTGCGTCCTGCTGGTACCGTTATTATTGAAGATGAACGCCTTGACGTCGTTTCGGAGGGATCGTTTACAGAAAAAGATAAGAAAGTAAAAGTGGTAAAAGTGGAAGGCTCACGCATCGTCGTCAGAGAAATTTAA